A section of the Larus michahellis chromosome 1, bLarMic1.1, whole genome shotgun sequence genome encodes:
- the NTF3 gene encoding neurotrophin-3 isoform X1, producing MVTPTTILQVNKVMSILFYVIFLAYLRGIQSTNMDQRSLPEDSINSLIIKLIQADILKNKLSKQMVDIKENYQNTVQKADTQQDTDGDENVKSDFQPVISMDTDLLRQQRRYNSPRVLLSDNTPLEPPPLYLMEDYIGNSVVVNRTSRRKRYAEHKSHRGEYSVCDSESLWVTDKSSAIDIRGHQVTVLGEIKTGNSPVKQYFYETRCKEAKPVKNGCRGIDDKHWNSQCKTSQTYVRALTSENNKLVGWRWIRIDTSCVCALSRKIGRT from the coding sequence ATCTTACAGGTGAACAAGGTGATGTCCATCTTGTTTTATGTGATATTTCTCGCTTATCTTCGTGGCATCCAGTCTACCAACATGGATCAAAGGAGTTTGCCAGAAGATTCAATAAATTCTCTTATTATTAAACTCATTCAGgcagacattttgaaaaacaagctTTCTAAGCAGATGGTAGATATTAAGGAAAACTATCAAAACACAGTGCAGAAAGCAGACACTCAGCAAGACACGGATGGAGATGAAAATGTGAAATCGGACTTCCAGCCAGTTATCTCAATGGATACAGACCTCTTAAGGCAGCAGAGACGCTACAACTCACCCCGAGTCCTCTTGAGTGACAACACGCCACTGGAACCACCGCCACTGTACCTCATGGAGGATTATATTGGAAATTCAGTGGTGGTGAACAGAACCTCCCGGCGGAAAAGGTACGCGGAGCACAAGAGTCACCGAGGGGAATATTCTGTTTGCGACAGTGAAAGTTTATGGGTCACGGACAAATCGTCTGCGATCGACATTAGAGGACACCAGGTAACTGTTCTGGGAGAAATTAAAACAGGCAACTCTCCAGTTAAGCAATACTTTTATGAAACAAGGTGTAAAGAAGCCAAGCCTGTAAAAAATGGCTGCCGCGGCATAGATGACAAGCACTGGAACTCCCAATGCAAGACGTCCCAAACATACGTTAGAGCACTGACTTCAGAAAACAATAAACTGGTAGGCTGGAGATGGATAAGAATAGACACCTCCTGTGTGTGTGCGCTGTCAAGGAAAATAGGAAGAACATAA
- the NTF3 gene encoding neurotrophin-3 isoform X2, translating into MSILFYVIFLAYLRGIQSTNMDQRSLPEDSINSLIIKLIQADILKNKLSKQMVDIKENYQNTVQKADTQQDTDGDENVKSDFQPVISMDTDLLRQQRRYNSPRVLLSDNTPLEPPPLYLMEDYIGNSVVVNRTSRRKRYAEHKSHRGEYSVCDSESLWVTDKSSAIDIRGHQVTVLGEIKTGNSPVKQYFYETRCKEAKPVKNGCRGIDDKHWNSQCKTSQTYVRALTSENNKLVGWRWIRIDTSCVCALSRKIGRT; encoded by the coding sequence ATGTCCATCTTGTTTTATGTGATATTTCTCGCTTATCTTCGTGGCATCCAGTCTACCAACATGGATCAAAGGAGTTTGCCAGAAGATTCAATAAATTCTCTTATTATTAAACTCATTCAGgcagacattttgaaaaacaagctTTCTAAGCAGATGGTAGATATTAAGGAAAACTATCAAAACACAGTGCAGAAAGCAGACACTCAGCAAGACACGGATGGAGATGAAAATGTGAAATCGGACTTCCAGCCAGTTATCTCAATGGATACAGACCTCTTAAGGCAGCAGAGACGCTACAACTCACCCCGAGTCCTCTTGAGTGACAACACGCCACTGGAACCACCGCCACTGTACCTCATGGAGGATTATATTGGAAATTCAGTGGTGGTGAACAGAACCTCCCGGCGGAAAAGGTACGCGGAGCACAAGAGTCACCGAGGGGAATATTCTGTTTGCGACAGTGAAAGTTTATGGGTCACGGACAAATCGTCTGCGATCGACATTAGAGGACACCAGGTAACTGTTCTGGGAGAAATTAAAACAGGCAACTCTCCAGTTAAGCAATACTTTTATGAAACAAGGTGTAAAGAAGCCAAGCCTGTAAAAAATGGCTGCCGCGGCATAGATGACAAGCACTGGAACTCCCAATGCAAGACGTCCCAAACATACGTTAGAGCACTGACTTCAGAAAACAATAAACTGGTAGGCTGGAGATGGATAAGAATAGACACCTCCTGTGTGTGTGCGCTGTCAAGGAAAATAGGAAGAACATAA